In a single window of the Streptomyces sp. NBC_00285 genome:
- a CDS encoding phenazine antibiotic biosynthesis protein codes for MTGPSADPKWAILEPAAHPTDPDAYLRAALDWHFGAETGSPFWLRRAEKLDFDPLRDVHGYEDLALFPNVVDELRHVAVEDLIPRGYGPNPPMPKVFETGGTTGAPKRVILMPDWVEAALDRMLAGPVFAGREPANILVAAPTGPHKIGSQYDWVVARQNTVKFAVDIDPRWVKKLISQGKDDEVKAYVEHVLDQIEHVLESQHVGMLVTTPPLLRACAGRPRLVELINAKIEVVFWGGAHMTVDERFQLAYEHFPNVRMVSRYNSALILEGAREREGADADTDITYDPRSPVVTFRVIDPETLRPVAYGERGQVVMNHISKGMFLPNNLERDSAVRVEGRPGQIGDSVAGPKPVDTFGGERVIEGIY; via the coding sequence GTGACCGGCCCCAGCGCGGACCCGAAATGGGCGATCCTGGAACCCGCCGCCCATCCGACCGACCCGGACGCCTACCTCAGGGCCGCCCTGGACTGGCACTTCGGCGCCGAGACCGGTTCGCCCTTCTGGTTGCGCCGAGCCGAGAAGCTCGACTTCGACCCGCTACGGGACGTGCACGGCTACGAGGACCTGGCGCTGTTTCCCAACGTTGTCGACGAACTGCGGCACGTAGCCGTGGAGGACCTGATCCCCCGCGGCTACGGGCCGAACCCCCCGATGCCGAAGGTCTTCGAGACCGGTGGCACCACCGGCGCGCCGAAGCGCGTCATCCTGATGCCGGACTGGGTCGAGGCCGCGCTGGACCGGATGCTCGCCGGTCCGGTCTTCGCAGGACGCGAACCGGCCAACATCCTGGTGGCCGCACCGACCGGCCCGCACAAGATCGGCTCCCAGTACGACTGGGTCGTCGCGCGGCAGAACACGGTCAAGTTCGCCGTCGACATCGACCCGCGGTGGGTCAAGAAGCTGATCAGCCAGGGCAAGGACGACGAGGTCAAGGCGTACGTCGAGCATGTGCTGGACCAGATCGAGCATGTGCTGGAGAGCCAGCACGTCGGCATGCTCGTGACCACCCCGCCACTGCTGCGCGCATGCGCGGGCCGCCCGCGGCTCGTCGAGCTGATCAACGCCAAGATCGAGGTGGTGTTCTGGGGCGGTGCCCACATGACGGTGGACGAGCGGTTCCAACTCGCCTACGAGCACTTCCCGAACGTCCGGATGGTCAGCAGGTACAACAGCGCCCTGATTCTGGAAGGCGCCCGAGAACGCGAGGGGGCCGACGCGGACACCGACATCACCTACGACCCGCGCAGCCCCGTGGTGACCTTCCGGGTGATCGACCCGGAGACTCTGCGGCCCGTGGCGTACGGCGAGCGAGGGCAGGTCGTGATGAACCACATCAGCAAGGGCATGTTCCTGCCCAACAACCTCGAGCGGGACAGCGCCGTCCGGGTCGAAGGCCGGCCAGGTCAGATCGGTGACTCGGTGGCCGGCCCGAAGCCGGTCGACACGTTCGGCGGCGAACGGGTGATCGAGGGCATCTACTGA
- a CDS encoding MmgE/PrpD family protein produces the protein MRGLVDDVADFAAEAARHGLPARRREATTRAVLDTVGVMVLGSTQPIRHTVLAVTGQWGALPESTVIGHPERMPGASAAFVNGTLAHCMDFDDTHLPSVLHPSSSVVPAALAVAEAAGTDGPRLLDAVAVGTEVCIRLGMAGYDEERRNSVFFDRGQHATSICGAVGSAVAAAMVLSGDAATIAAAGSIAASMSSGLIEANRTGGTVKRIQTGWAAHCGVTAAQLAVAGLTGPPTVLEGRFGFFRAFCGERAWPQRVTDGLGDRWHADQLHVKPYPCNHFTHTVIDAALELRRRGVRPAGVRAVELGVAEPVLRTIAEPAAAKAAPATGYAAAFSGPYAFAAALAGGGGLGVHVQDFDDTAVRRADVLELAAKVRCHADAECTRIFPDQLPSRVTVHLADGRTERVSCLSNRGGPGRPLTDAELDLKFSLNTGTGYDPADTAAIGQEIRRLTTTPDVRPTMKLLRTHHCGGMP, from the coding sequence GTGCGCGGGCTCGTGGACGACGTGGCCGACTTCGCCGCGGAGGCGGCGCGGCACGGTCTGCCGGCGCGGCGGCGGGAGGCCACGACACGCGCCGTGCTCGACACCGTGGGCGTCATGGTCCTCGGCTCGACACAGCCGATCCGGCACACCGTGCTCGCCGTGACCGGCCAGTGGGGAGCGCTGCCCGAGTCCACCGTGATCGGGCACCCCGAACGCATGCCCGGCGCCTCGGCCGCCTTCGTCAACGGCACCCTCGCGCACTGCATGGACTTCGACGACACACACCTGCCGTCGGTGCTGCATCCGAGCTCCTCGGTCGTACCCGCCGCGCTGGCCGTCGCCGAGGCCGCCGGCACCGACGGCCCGCGCCTGCTGGACGCCGTCGCGGTGGGCACCGAGGTGTGCATCCGGCTGGGCATGGCGGGGTATGACGAGGAGCGCCGCAACTCGGTCTTCTTCGACCGCGGTCAGCACGCGACCAGCATCTGCGGCGCCGTTGGCTCCGCCGTGGCCGCGGCGATGGTGCTGTCCGGCGACGCCGCCACGATCGCCGCCGCCGGGAGCATCGCGGCCAGCATGTCCAGCGGGCTGATCGAGGCCAACAGGACCGGCGGCACGGTCAAGCGGATCCAGACCGGATGGGCGGCGCACTGCGGGGTGACCGCGGCCCAGCTGGCGGTCGCCGGACTCACCGGGCCGCCCACCGTGCTCGAAGGACGGTTCGGGTTCTTCCGGGCCTTCTGCGGCGAGCGCGCCTGGCCGCAGCGGGTCACCGACGGGCTGGGCGACCGCTGGCACGCAGACCAGCTGCACGTCAAGCCCTACCCGTGCAACCACTTCACCCACACCGTCATCGACGCCGCACTCGAACTGCGGCGCCGTGGCGTGCGGCCCGCCGGTGTGCGCGCCGTCGAACTGGGCGTCGCGGAACCGGTGTTGCGGACCATCGCCGAACCGGCCGCCGCCAAGGCCGCTCCCGCCACCGGGTACGCGGCGGCGTTCTCCGGCCCCTACGCCTTCGCCGCCGCGCTGGCCGGCGGCGGCGGACTCGGCGTCCATGTCCAGGACTTCGACGACACCGCGGTCCGCCGCGCCGACGTACTCGAACTGGCCGCCAAAGTCCGCTGCCACGCCGATGCCGAATGCACGAGAATCTTCCCCGACCAACTGCCGTCCAGGGTGACGGTGCACCTCGCGGACGGCCGCACGGAACGAGTCTCCTGTCTCAGCAACAGGGGCGGGCCGGGCCGGCCCCTGACCGACGCCGAGCTGGACCTGAAGTTCTCCCTCAACACCGGGACCGGATACGACCCCGCCGACACGGCCGCGATCGGCCAGGAGATTCGTCGGCTGACCACGACCCCCGACGTTCGACCGACCATGAAACTGCTCAGAACGCATCACTGTGGAGGTATGCCGTGA
- a CDS encoding response regulator transcription factor, producing the protein MIRVLIAEDEHLIRGALISLLSSEEGIQVVADTGEGRTVLRLAREHRPDVAVLDINLPDMNGLEVAGQLQERFPQCRVLLLTSLDSPGTVRRALDQGVTGYLLKDASPGALASAIRKVAAAQRVIAQELMLSAWQARSNPLTSRETEVLTRASEGLDIADIAEATRLSHGTVRNYLSRCVMKLGARSRLDAVRIAREAGWLLGSRTPASHLSDNSR; encoded by the coding sequence GTGATACGTGTTCTGATCGCCGAGGACGAACACTTGATACGGGGAGCGCTCATCTCCCTGCTGAGCTCTGAGGAAGGCATCCAGGTCGTCGCGGACACCGGTGAGGGCAGGACGGTGCTGCGGCTCGCGCGTGAACACCGCCCGGACGTGGCCGTGTTGGACATCAATCTGCCCGACATGAACGGACTTGAGGTGGCAGGGCAGTTACAGGAGAGGTTCCCGCAGTGCCGCGTCCTGCTCCTCACCAGCCTCGACAGCCCGGGCACGGTGCGCCGGGCCCTGGACCAAGGGGTCACCGGCTATCTGCTGAAGGACGCGTCACCCGGGGCCCTGGCGTCGGCGATCCGCAAGGTGGCGGCGGCGCAGCGCGTCATCGCGCAGGAACTGATGCTCTCCGCGTGGCAGGCCCGGAGCAACCCGCTCACCTCGCGGGAGACGGAGGTCCTCACCCGGGCCTCGGAGGGACTGGACATCGCGGACATCGCCGAGGCGACCCGGCTGTCGCACGGAACCGTCCGCAACTACCTGAGCCGGTGTGTCATGAAACTCGGCGCACGAAGTCGGCTGGATGCGGTCCGGATTGCTCGCGAAGCGGGGTGGCTGCTGGGCTCCCGCACTCCGGCGTCGCACCTCTCGGACAACTCACGGTGA
- a CDS encoding MazG-like family protein produces MTDHGTPPEDLWTSVDALWAWLERDQPVGGREGLLLRMLKLSEEVGEVSEAVIGAMGQNPRKGVSHTWEDVQGELCDVVITALVALRTLTPDTREIFHRHLTRVTERSLGPGAA; encoded by the coding sequence ATGACTGATCACGGCACGCCTCCCGAGGACCTCTGGACATCCGTCGACGCCCTGTGGGCCTGGCTGGAGAGGGATCAGCCGGTGGGCGGCCGCGAAGGTCTCCTCCTGCGCATGCTGAAGCTCTCCGAGGAGGTCGGCGAGGTCTCCGAGGCCGTCATCGGCGCCATGGGCCAGAACCCCCGCAAGGGCGTCAGCCACACCTGGGAGGACGTACAGGGCGAGCTGTGCGACGTCGTCATCACGGCGCTGGTGGCGCTGCGCACGCTGACGCCCGACACCAGGGAGATCTTCCACCGCCATCTGACCCGGGTGACGGAGCGCTCACTCGGCCCCGGAGCAGCCTGA
- a CDS encoding carboxylesterase family protein has protein sequence MNDLTVETTSGPVRGFLDRDVPNWRGVPYGRVERRFRPAVPAEPNSRVEATRWGPISWQVPIYSGMSWQVVHEDAVEQEDCLNLNIWSPAADGGSRPVLVWLHPGAHVYGSGSSPSMDAWVYAARHDAVIVTANYRLGPWGWLYLGGLDPDFVDSANLPVLDQILLLRWIRDNIARFGGDPGNVCIFGVSSGGSDVGTLLGAPQAHGLFHKAALYSGNAESLVPRDEVTRRAERFLAAAGALAGTPSALAAMPNVGVRHVHRKLLKSDGRVHYEPFVDGTVVPRPPLESVADGRLAEVPVLLSVTADEARAYDIFSPDTVDTMYAQHSGPDVGDNHDKKVEFLTEKLYYEPAERLLAAAHTAGGRGWWQMYDYSPTVSPIAQNPLFAGKAVHGVDQPTLFIDPQGSEGTEVDRAVGAQQQAALMGLAADGRPGWAPWSPAQPTPHRIRP, from the coding sequence ATGAACGACCTGACAGTTGAGACAACATCGGGACCGGTACGCGGGTTCCTGGACCGCGACGTGCCCAACTGGCGCGGTGTGCCGTACGGACGGGTCGAGCGGCGGTTTCGCCCGGCCGTCCCGGCAGAGCCCAACTCCCGCGTGGAGGCCACTCGTTGGGGCCCGATCAGTTGGCAAGTACCCATCTATTCCGGTATGTCGTGGCAGGTCGTGCACGAGGACGCGGTCGAGCAGGAGGACTGTCTCAACCTGAACATCTGGTCGCCGGCCGCCGATGGCGGATCCCGGCCGGTCCTGGTCTGGCTGCACCCCGGTGCCCACGTGTACGGCAGCGGCAGCTCGCCCTCCATGGACGCCTGGGTCTACGCCGCCCGGCACGACGCGGTCATCGTCACCGCGAACTACCGTCTCGGTCCCTGGGGTTGGCTGTACCTCGGGGGCCTCGATCCGGACTTCGTCGACAGTGCCAACCTGCCCGTCCTCGACCAGATCCTGTTGCTGCGCTGGATCCGCGACAACATTGCCCGGTTCGGCGGCGATCCGGGCAACGTCTGCATCTTCGGCGTGTCCTCGGGCGGCTCCGACGTGGGCACGCTGCTGGGCGCGCCGCAGGCCCACGGCCTGTTCCACAAGGCGGCCCTCTACAGCGGGAACGCCGAGTCCTTGGTGCCCAGGGACGAAGTGACGCGCCGGGCGGAACGGTTCCTGGCCGCGGCGGGAGCCTTGGCGGGCACTCCGTCCGCGCTCGCCGCCATGCCCAACGTGGGCGTCCGGCACGTCCACCGCAAGCTCCTCAAGAGCGACGGACGCGTGCACTACGAGCCGTTCGTCGACGGCACGGTCGTGCCGAGGCCGCCGCTGGAGTCCGTCGCCGACGGACGGCTGGCCGAGGTGCCGGTGCTGCTCTCGGTCACCGCGGACGAGGCACGGGCGTACGACATCTTCTCGCCGGACACGGTCGACACGATGTACGCGCAGCACTCCGGTCCGGACGTCGGCGACAACCACGACAAGAAGGTGGAGTTCCTCACCGAGAAGCTGTACTACGAGCCGGCGGAGCGTCTGCTCGCCGCCGCGCACACGGCCGGCGGCCGCGGCTGGTGGCAGATGTACGACTACAGCCCCACCGTCTCGCCGATAGCCCAGAACCCGCTGTTCGCCGGGAAGGCGGTGCACGGAGTCGACCAGCCGACGCTGTTCATCGATCCGCAGGGCTCGGAGGGCACCGAGGTCGATCGCGCGGTGGGTGCCCAGCAGCAGGCCGCGCTGATGGGACTGGCCGCGGACGGGCGGCCGGGCTGGGCGCCCTGGAGTCCGGCGCAGCCGACACCGCACCGGATTCGGCCGTGA
- a CDS encoding aminopeptidase P family protein: protein MTRAVRAAAEVGLAGLLVTPGPDMMWLCGHRPTAVTQRLTLLVLIPGSEPRLLVPALERPDAEAAPGAGALRISDWSDGQDPYAAATGLLLPNGRYGVCDTTWALHLLGLQEALPLTTYRPLTVVLPLLRAVKDEHEVARLAAAGAAADAAYEELLSVRFTGRRETDVAADLAHLLREHGHSQVDFTMVASGPNSANALHEPGARIIEHGDTVVVAFAGLKDGYGSALARTVHVGEPTEDEHTAHDLVRTAQQAAFEAVAPGVPCQDIARRARRVIEDADHGSYVAHRTGHGTGITTDEPPYVVEGNETLLAPGMCFSIGPGVYLPGRFGVQIEDVVTCTADGGRRLNPTDRGMAIVE, encoded by the coding sequence ATGACCCGGGCGGTCAGGGCAGCAGCCGAAGTGGGCCTGGCCGGGCTGCTCGTCACCCCCGGCCCCGACATGATGTGGCTGTGCGGTCACCGCCCCACCGCGGTGACGCAGCGCCTCACCCTCCTCGTCCTGATCCCCGGCTCCGAACCCCGTCTGCTGGTCCCGGCCCTGGAACGCCCCGACGCGGAGGCCGCCCCCGGCGCGGGCGCCCTGCGCATCTCCGACTGGAGCGACGGCCAGGACCCGTACGCCGCCGCCACCGGCCTCCTCCTCCCCAACGGCCGCTACGGCGTCTGCGACACGACCTGGGCCCTGCACCTCCTCGGCCTCCAGGAGGCCCTGCCGTTGACGACCTACCGCCCGCTGACCGTCGTACTCCCGCTGCTGCGCGCGGTGAAGGACGAGCACGAGGTGGCCCGTCTCGCGGCGGCGGGAGCGGCGGCGGACGCGGCGTACGAGGAGCTCCTGTCCGTCCGTTTCACCGGCCGCCGCGAAACCGACGTGGCCGCCGACCTGGCCCACCTCCTGCGCGAACACGGCCACAGCCAGGTCGACTTCACGATGGTCGCCTCCGGCCCGAACAGCGCGAACGCGCTCCACGAGCCCGGCGCCCGGATCATCGAGCACGGCGACACGGTCGTCGTCGCCTTCGCCGGCCTCAAGGACGGCTACGGCTCCGCACTCGCCCGCACGGTCCACGTCGGCGAGCCCACGGAGGACGAACACACGGCCCACGACCTCGTCCGTACGGCCCAGCAGGCGGCGTTCGAGGCCGTCGCCCCCGGCGTGCCCTGCCAGGACATCGCCCGCAGGGCACGCCGGGTGATCGAGGACGCGGACCACGGCTCGTACGTCGCCCACCGCACCGGTCACGGCACAGGCATCACGACCGACGAACCGCCGTACGTCGTCGAGGGCAACGAGACCCTGCTCGCCCCCGGCATGTGCTTCTCGATCGGCCCCGGGGTGTACCTGCCGGGCCGCTTCGGCGTACAAATCGAGGACGTCGTGACGTGCACGGCGGACGGGGGGCGCCGGCTGAACCCGACGGACCGTGGGATGGCGATCGTGGAGTGA
- a CDS encoding sensor histidine kinase, which produces MATVQCGIGLIGLFVMMDVESRPDVIAWFVFLPWIVALQMFHSSPFGQRLGFRRAIWTIGLQEALIYVPPLFFSVQWPGMPGFAAACALVVLRGWVGDVLFVANVAGAWALGWHSGLSYSETACVTAVTVVIGLGDAALIGLSWRLGRISRLESGIVRGAAQDERVRIARDLHDLLASRLTTVTLRGEMVDRYVGVQNDRARSELRYMMGLTREVLRDVRSLAHDCWDLSLVEELDNARLVLSGIGIEVSVVGDADVVEGEAGILFAVTMREAVANLLRHSKATCCHITLRCVGDRAELLVRNDGARKPTRRIGSASGLGLGNLAARAAATGGSCTASISRDGWYTLTVSCPRGATPECGSPAATPLREQSGPHPADFVRRVS; this is translated from the coding sequence ATGGCCACGGTCCAGTGCGGGATCGGACTGATCGGCCTGTTCGTCATGATGGACGTCGAGTCGAGACCGGACGTCATCGCGTGGTTCGTGTTCCTGCCGTGGATCGTCGCCCTGCAGATGTTCCACAGCTCGCCCTTCGGCCAGCGACTGGGCTTTCGGCGGGCCATCTGGACCATCGGCCTCCAGGAGGCGCTGATCTATGTGCCACCGCTCTTCTTCAGCGTGCAGTGGCCCGGTATGCCCGGGTTCGCTGCGGCCTGCGCGCTCGTGGTCCTGCGCGGATGGGTGGGTGACGTCCTCTTCGTCGCGAACGTGGCGGGCGCCTGGGCGCTGGGCTGGCACAGCGGACTGTCGTACAGCGAGACCGCTTGCGTCACCGCCGTCACCGTGGTCATCGGGCTCGGTGACGCCGCCCTGATCGGGCTGAGTTGGAGGCTGGGCCGGATCAGCCGCCTGGAGTCGGGCATCGTCCGCGGAGCGGCGCAGGACGAGAGGGTGCGCATCGCGCGCGACCTGCACGACCTGTTGGCCTCACGCCTGACCACCGTCACCCTCAGGGGAGAGATGGTCGACCGGTACGTCGGTGTGCAGAACGACCGCGCGCGTTCCGAACTGCGGTACATGATGGGACTGACCCGTGAAGTGCTGCGCGATGTGCGGTCGTTGGCGCACGATTGCTGGGATCTGAGCCTCGTTGAGGAACTCGACAACGCCCGTCTCGTACTGAGCGGCATCGGCATCGAGGTCTCCGTGGTGGGCGACGCGGATGTCGTCGAGGGCGAGGCGGGGATCCTGTTCGCGGTGACGATGCGCGAGGCCGTGGCCAATCTGCTGCGGCACAGCAAGGCGACCTGCTGCCACATCACCCTCCGCTGTGTCGGAGACCGGGCCGAACTCCTGGTCCGGAACGATGGCGCCCGGAAGCCCACTCGACGCATCGGCTCGGCCAGTGGCCTCGGGCTGGGAAACCTCGCCGCCCGTGCCGCCGCCACGGGCGGTTCGTGCACCGCGTCGATCTCTCGTGACGGGTGGTACACCCTCACCGTGAGTTGTCCGAGAGGTGCGACGCCGGAGTGCGGGAGCCCAGCAGCCACCCCGCTTCGCGAGCAATCCGGACCGCATCCAGCCGACTTCGTGCGCCGAGTTTCATGA
- a CDS encoding DoxX family protein, giving the protein MTAYDRRDLGLLLLRLGTGGVLAAHGAQKLLGWFGGGGIEGTGQFMESVGYAPGRANATAAGLAEAGGGTLLALGLATPAAGAAAAGAMAGASAVHVPNGFFAQSGGYEYAATLGLTAAGLAVTGPGRLSLDHALGHTVNRSWMVPAALGATGLVTALVVGARNRRLREQKGEGDTQTALFEEQEALFGE; this is encoded by the coding sequence GTGACCGCTTACGACCGACGTGATCTGGGCCTGCTGCTGCTCCGGCTGGGAACCGGGGGTGTGCTGGCCGCCCACGGCGCGCAGAAGCTGCTCGGCTGGTTCGGCGGGGGCGGCATCGAGGGAACCGGCCAGTTCATGGAGTCCGTCGGATACGCGCCGGGCCGGGCGAACGCGACGGCGGCGGGGCTGGCCGAGGCGGGCGGCGGCACCCTGCTGGCACTGGGCCTGGCGACCCCGGCGGCGGGTGCCGCGGCGGCCGGCGCGATGGCCGGCGCGTCCGCGGTCCACGTGCCCAACGGCTTCTTCGCCCAGAGCGGCGGCTACGAGTACGCGGCCACGCTGGGCCTCACAGCCGCCGGCCTCGCCGTCACGGGCCCCGGCCGGCTCTCCCTGGACCACGCACTCGGCCACACCGTCAACCGGAGCTGGATGGTGCCGGCGGCGCTCGGGGCGACGGGACTGGTGACGGCCCTGGTCGTGGGGGCGCGCAATCGCCGACTGCGGGAGCAGAAGGGCGAGGGCGACACGCAGACCGCCCTGTTCGAGGAGCAGGAGGCGTTGTTCGGGGAGTGA
- a CDS encoding nuclear transport factor 2 family protein, translating into MTIQTARLRDPAVRAFVTAVNSHDREAFGALLAPGATMADDGSDRDLDEWADREIFSSHGHLDVDNESNGGRSLLAHYRNDAWGEMRTRWDFTVGDDGRIARFETGQA; encoded by the coding sequence ATGACGATTCAGACCGCCCGACTCAGGGACCCGGCCGTCCGCGCCTTCGTCACCGCCGTCAACTCCCATGACCGTGAGGCCTTCGGGGCGCTGCTCGCGCCCGGCGCGACCATGGCGGACGACGGCAGCGACCGTGACCTCGACGAGTGGGCCGACCGGGAGATCTTCTCCTCCCACGGCCACCTCGACGTCGACAACGAGTCCAACGGCGGCCGTTCCCTCCTCGCCCACTACCGCAACGACGCCTGGGGCGAGATGCGCACCCGCTGGGACTTCACCGTCGGCGACGACGGCAGGATCGCCCGCTTCGAGACCGGGCAGGCATAA
- a CDS encoding cyclase family protein gives MTRTSDVTGRTEAATTLQQSGVDDRTADPLLAALAAGVEAIDLAQPLANGMPCSPNHPGFRMVLSRRHGDMVRADGGSAANEVIVTGGHVGTHIDALAHVSQDGLLHGGLDGAEAQTGGAFAVHGIDAVRPRLCHGVLLDVAALHGVQRLPGGYGITAEDLAEAADRAKVRPRPGGVCLVNTGWSTLWSDPPGYLGLDSGVPGVTPDGAQWLARHEIVAAGADTSAFEQVHPGRGHATLPVHRILLVEHGIHIIEHLRLGGLAARGLAEFAFVLAPLNIVGATGSPLRPLALVSGAR, from the coding sequence GTGACACGCACTTCGGATGTGACAGGCCGGACAGAAGCGGCAACTACGCTGCAGCAGTCAGGAGTTGACGACCGCACCGCCGACCCGCTGCTGGCGGCGCTGGCCGCGGGCGTGGAAGCGATCGACCTCGCCCAGCCGCTGGCCAACGGAATGCCCTGCTCGCCGAACCACCCCGGTTTTCGCATGGTCCTCTCGCGCCGCCACGGGGACATGGTGCGTGCGGACGGCGGCTCCGCGGCGAACGAGGTGATCGTGACCGGCGGTCACGTCGGCACCCACATCGACGCGCTCGCGCATGTCTCCCAGGACGGCCTGCTGCACGGTGGCCTGGACGGCGCCGAGGCCCAGACCGGCGGCGCGTTCGCGGTCCACGGCATCGACGCCGTCCGGCCCCGGCTGTGTCATGGCGTGCTGCTGGACGTCGCGGCGCTGCACGGTGTGCAGCGCCTTCCGGGCGGCTACGGCATCACGGCCGAGGACCTGGCCGAGGCAGCGGACCGGGCGAAGGTACGGCCGCGTCCGGGCGGGGTCTGCCTGGTCAACACCGGCTGGAGCACGCTCTGGTCCGATCCGCCCGGCTATCTCGGCCTCGACTCGGGCGTGCCCGGCGTGACCCCGGACGGCGCGCAGTGGCTGGCCCGCCACGAGATCGTCGCGGCCGGCGCGGACACCTCGGCGTTCGAGCAGGTGCATCCCGGCCGCGGGCACGCCACGCTGCCGGTGCACCGGATCCTGCTCGTCGAGCACGGCATCCACATCATCGAGCACCTCCGACTCGGGGGACTTGCCGCTCGCGGACTCGCCGAATTCGCATTCGTGCTGGCGCCGCTGAACATCGTCGGCGCGACGGGCTCGCCGCTGCGCCCGCTCGCTCTCGTGAGCGGTGCCCGATGA
- a CDS encoding carbohydrate kinase family protein: MRIAVTGSIATDHVMTFPGRIADQLLVGHLDHVSLSFLVDELEIRDGGVAANIAYGLAGLGHRALLVGAAGVDFRDHGARLAGRGVDISGVRLSATRPTARFLCTTDPHGNRLASFHPGAMAEACDIDLAEVVRRCGGADLVLVGADDPSAMLRHTRACRDLSIPFAVGPSQQLARLGGADIGELVDGADCLFTDEYERGLLLGRTGWTETEVLRRTGTWVTTLGGQGCRIDRAGRPTVCVPGVTATRVVDPTGVGAAFRAGYLASLAEGLAAERCARQGAALAALALSAVGTQTYDIAPDDLDAC, encoded by the coding sequence GTGCGCATCGCCGTCACCGGTTCCATCGCCACAGACCACGTGATGACGTTTCCCGGGCGCATCGCCGACCAGCTGCTGGTCGGCCACCTGGACCACGTCTCGCTGTCCTTTCTGGTGGACGAACTGGAGATCCGGGACGGTGGCGTGGCCGCCAACATCGCCTACGGGCTGGCCGGCCTCGGGCACCGGGCGCTGCTCGTGGGAGCGGCGGGCGTGGACTTTCGCGACCACGGGGCCCGGCTCGCGGGCCGCGGAGTCGACATCTCCGGCGTGCGCCTCTCCGCCACCCGTCCCACCGCCCGATTCCTGTGCACCACCGACCCGCACGGTAACCGGCTCGCCTCCTTCCACCCCGGAGCGATGGCCGAGGCCTGCGACATCGACCTCGCGGAGGTTGTCCGTCGCTGCGGTGGGGCCGACCTGGTACTCGTCGGCGCCGACGACCCGTCGGCGATGCTCCGGCACACACGGGCCTGCCGAGACCTGAGTATCCCCTTCGCCGTCGGCCCCTCCCAGCAGTTGGCCCGACTCGGCGGCGCCGACATCGGCGAACTCGTCGACGGCGCCGACTGCTTGTTCACCGATGAATACGAACGCGGGCTCCTGCTCGGCAGGACCGGCTGGACCGAGACAGAGGTGCTGCGCCGGACCGGTACCTGGGTGACCACCCTCGGCGGGCAGGGCTGCCGTATCGACCGGGCAGGTCGGCCGACCGTGTGTGTCCCTGGCGTGACGGCGACCCGGGTGGTGGACCCCACCGGCGTGGGAGCCGCCTTCCGGGCAGGTTATCTGGCGTCCCTGGCCGAGGGCCTGGCCGCGGAGCGCTGCGCGCGGCAGGGTGCGGCTCTGGCCGCGCTGGCTCTGTCGGCCGTGGGCACCCAGACGTATGACATCGCCCCCGACGACCTGGACGCTTGTTGA